The Brachyhypopomus gauderio isolate BG-103 chromosome 17, BGAUD_0.2, whole genome shotgun sequence genome includes a window with the following:
- the LOC143481230 gene encoding uncharacterized protein LOC143481230: MHRGPSDYRRVPYGPPGGTVPFPDRFNRAQFPPPYRGPLGPPPFSSPLSGPPPPAAHLPPYGGPGPDGFGAAAAANRDPFYEVAPPQQFHPSQPPQGWTGQHTDLQSLEVRKKAEEFLRILEAQDRLELSSEKSVRRGEEEEEEGDAGSGTRSKSRARSKSRHRSRSRGRSRGKSRGRSRARSRSRSRSRGKSRPRAKSRARSGSRSRTLVRSKSQPRLHTRRDSHCSGRGSPPGGAVPDTFQSLKHILQSKEFEKHLSVVKSALLRNQNVDEVRVKQESQPEVGSFQNLPDLQQNLWEPRASSDVGQSALLPHERVGGDVGSFPRILSWDDPSRPPDVKPMFPSIEDEEEFLYGEDEERAKPQAVTVPLAQSRTVQSPVDTLFSLAESPYLCKTVPNQGPGFHQEPQVHTAPSRQPPPPPPDTTGKVTTDECEKVKNLLKTIGLNLGMADISKMAARLKQKQAGQREAPPTAGLAVLRPALETLQALSKAPKSEESPCNRSGSSHSHRDSDRREKRSDEKERREKQIQMKRKEYLVKELEGLLKQEGSGDVIPVIGFFCQRCEEFFGDLSSAEGHAGCLKRNTTQKKTMQDQPKPYKDSTRCGDAHYRGQDRELRDRAVELRDRAPAWDSQRDRGERSPDKKRQKDERSPPSSSAHGLDGKDVALDEKCGESAKSEKKKKKKKEKKMKKEKKKKKKKEKAEKGGDQ, translated from the exons ATGCACCGCGGACCGTCGGACTACCGGCGCGTGCCGTACGGTCCACCCGGCGGGACGGTTCCGTTCCCGGACCGCTTTAACCGGGCTCAGTTCCCCCCGCCGTACCGCGGACCCCTCGGGCCTCCCCCGTTCTCCAGCCCCCTCTCCGGACCTCCTCCTCCAGCGGCACACCTGCCCCCGTACGGCGGGCCCGGTCCGGACGGGTTCGGCGCGGCGGCGGCGGCGAACCGAGACCCGTTTTACGAG GTGGCCCCACCACAGCAGTTCCACCCCAGTCAGCCCCCCCAGGGATGGACGGGTCAGCACACCGACCTGCAGAGTCTGGAAGTGAG GAAAAAAGCGGAAGAGTTCCTAAGAATCCTGGAGGCTCAGGACAGACTGGAACTGTCCAGTGAGAAGAGCGTCAgaaggggggaggaggaggaggaggagggggacgCTGGCTCCGGTACGCGGAGCAAAAGCCGCGCTCGCAGTAAGAGCCGGCACCGGAGCCGGAGCAGGGGCCGTAGCCGGGGGAAGAGCCGGGGCCGGAGCAGGGCGAGGAGCCGGAGTCGCAGCCGGAGCCGGGGGAAGAGCCGGCCGAGGGCCAAGAGCCGTGCCCGGAGCGGCAGTCGCAGCAGGACACTGGTGAGGAGCAAGAGCCAGCCGCGCCTCCACACCCGGAGAGACTCTCACTGCAGCGGCAGAGGGAGCCCACCAGGTGGCGCTGTGCCAGACACCTTTCAGAGCCTGAAACACATTCTGCAGAGCAAGGAGTTCGAGAAGCACCTGTCTGTGGTGAAGAGTGCCCTCCTGAGGAACCAG aACGTGGATGAAGTGAGAGTTAAGCAGGAAAGTCAGCCTGAGGTGGGAAGCTTCCAGAACCTTCCGGATCTCCAGCAGAACCTGTGGGAGCCCAGAGCGTCCTCTGACGTTGGCCAAAGTGCTCTCCTCCCTCACGAGCGGGTCGGGGGGGACGTCGGTTCTTTTCCTCGTATCCTGTCATGGGACGACCCCAGCAGGCCGCCGGACGTCAAGCCCATGTTCCCCAGCATCGAGGACGAGGAGGAATTCCTTTATGGAGAGGACGAAGAGAGGGCGAAGCCACAGGCCGTCACTGTACCCCTAGCCCAGTCCAGAACGGTGCAGTCCCCAGTGGATACGCTGTTCTCTTTAGCAGAGTCTCCTTATCTCTGCAAGACTGTTCCAAACCAGGGCCCAGGGTTTCATCAGGAGCCCCAGGTCCACACCGCACCCAGCAGACagcccccgcccccgcccccagACACCACCGGCAAGGTCACCACGGACGAGTGTGAGAAGGTGAAGAACTTGCTCAAGACCATCGGCTTGAACCTGGGCATGGCGGACATCAGCAAGATGGCAGCTAGGCTGAAACAGAAGCAGGCGGGgcaaagagaggctccgcccacaGCGGGACTGGCGGTCCTCAGACCCGCCCTGGAGACCCTGCAGGCTCTGTCTAAAG CACCGAAGTCGGAGGAGAGTCCGTGTAACCGTTCAGGAAGCAGCCACTCTCACCGGGACTCGGATCGCAGGGAGAAG cggAGCgatgagaaggagaggagagagaaacagatccAGATGAAGCGGAAAGAGTATCTGGTGAAGGAGCTGGAGGGTCTGCTGAAGCAGGAAG GCTCGGGAGACGTGATCCCCGTGATCGGGTTCTTCTGCCAGCGGTGCGAGGAGTTCTTCGGGGACCTGAGTAGTGCGGAAGGACACGCCGGCTGCCTCAAACGCAACACCACGCAGAAG AAGACCATGCAGGACCAGCCCAAGCCATACAAGGACAGCACAAGGTGCGGAGACGCCCATTACAGGGGGCAGGACCGGGAGCTGCGGGACCGTGCCGTAGAGCTGCGGGACCGCGCCCCGGCCTGGGACAGTCAACGAGATCGTGGCGAACGCAGTCCGGACAAGAAACGGCAGAAGGACGAACGAAGCCCACCGTCGTCATCCGCGCACGGGCTGGACGGCAAAGACGTGGCCCTGGACGAGAAGTGCGGCGAATCCGCCAAGAgcgagaagaagaagaagaagaagaaagagaagaaaatgaagaaggagaagaaaaagaagaagaagaaagagaaggcGGAGAAGGGCGGGGACCAATAG